The sequence below is a genomic window from bacterium.
CCGTGGCCGGCGAAACCTACGAGTACACCGAGATGTACCCGGGGATGGCCAAGACCGCGCGGGACGAGGGCCACGCCGATGTCGCGGAGTGGTTCGAGACCCTCGCCAAGGCCGAGAAATCCCACGCCGGGCGTTTCCAGAAAGCTGCCGACGAGCTCGAGACCCTCTAGCGCGTCTGGATCCTGAAGGGCGCCGCGGGACGAAACCCGCGGCGCCCTTCCCTTCCACGCCGTTGGGGCCCCATGAAGGTCGAGCTCCCCGAACAGCCCAGCACGATCGGGTACGAGCACCCGGACTACCTCGATCTCGAGAAGATCGAGCGGGAGCTACGACGTGTCGGCGAAATCTGCCACCAATGCCGCCGTTGCCTTCCGCTCTGCCCCTCGTTTCCGACGCTCTTCGACCTGGTCGACGCCACCGAGAGCGAGATCGAGGGCGTCGGGATGGAAGGCTTCGATCGGGTGAACGAGCTCTGCTTCCACTGCAAGCTCTGCTTCAACCACTGCCCCTACCATCCACCTCACGAATGGGACGTCGACTTTCCCGCCCTGATGCGCCGGCACCAGCTGGCCCGGGCCAGGCGCGATGGCGTGCCCCTGGCGCGGAAGCTCACCACCCAGACCGATCTGATCGGCAAGGTCGGGTCGCTGACGGCGCCGGTGATGAACTTCGCGAACACCAATCGGGCATCGCGTGTCTTGATGGAGAAGACCCTCGGCATCCATCGGGATTGGGTGCAGCCGAGCTTCAGCTTCGAGACCGTTGAACGCTGGTTCGCCAAGCGCGGTGGCTCGAAGGCGGCCGGGAGCAATGGCCGCGCCGTTCTCTTCACCACCTGCAATGTCAACTACAGCGATCCGATCACCGGGCGCTCGGCCGTTCTCGTCCTGGAGCACAGCGACGTCGCGGTCGAACTCGCCTATGACCGCTGCTGCGGCATGCCGTACACCGATACCGGCAACATGGATTCCGCCCGCAGCAACGCGGAGCGCAATGTTGCTGATCTTCTTCCCCACGTGGAAGCCGGTGCCAAGGTG
It includes:
- a CDS encoding Fe-S oxidoreductase, with amino-acid sequence MKVELPEQPSTIGYEHPDYLDLEKIERELRRVGEICHQCRRCLPLCPSFPTLFDLVDATESEIEGVGMEGFDRVNELCFHCKLCFNHCPYHPPHEWDVDFPALMRRHQLARARRDGVPLARKLTTQTDLIGKVGSLTAPVMNFANTNRASRVLMEKTLGIHRDWVQPSFSFETVERWFAKRGGSKAAGSNGRAVLFTTCNVNYSDPITGRSAVLVLEHSDVAVELAYDRCCGMPYTDTGNMDSARSNAERNVADLLPHVEAGAKVVVPGPSCSLMLKHEYPKLLGTAEARKVAENTQDLMEFLYHLARAKKLERDFSVPLGKVAYHAPCHLRAQNIGFRSRDLLKLASEEVVLIDACSGVDGTWGMQARFHDESLKVAEKMLGGIDDAEADHVATDCPLSALRIAEGLGRSAVHPIVLLRHAYGISSA